In Arachis stenosperma cultivar V10309 chromosome 1, arast.V10309.gnm1.PFL2, whole genome shotgun sequence, one DNA window encodes the following:
- the LOC130954801 gene encoding photosystem I reaction center subunit psaK, chloroplastic, whose amino-acid sequence MATTMMTTLPQFNGLRPKFSASPVQNLVAVQPMRRKAKGALGTRCDFIGSETNLIMVASTTLMLFAGRFGLAPSANRKATAGLKLEVRDSGLQTGDPAGFTLADTLACGTVGHIIGVGIVLGLKNTGAL is encoded by the exons ATGGCAACCACAATGATGACCACTCTCCCTCAGTTCAATGGTCTTAGACCCAAATTCTCAGCATCCCCTGTGCAGAACTTG GTTGCTGTCCAACCCATGAGGCGTAAGGCGAAGGGTGCTCTAGGAACTCGCTGTGATTTCATTGGTTCAGAAACCAATCTG ATTATGGTGGCTTCTACAACACTGATGCTGTTTGCCGGAAGGTTTGGATTGGCTCCGTCCGCAAACAGGAAAGCGACTGCAGGGCTGAAGCTCGAGGTGAGGGACTCAGGCTTACAGACTGGTGACCCAGCTGGTTTCACCCTTGCTGATACCTTGGCTTGTGGAACTGTTGGCCACATCATTGGTGTTGGGATTGTTCTTGGTCTTAAGAATACGGGTGCCttgtaa
- the LOC130961495 gene encoding pentatricopeptide repeat-containing protein At5g39350-like, with protein MRVWPLRSQRAFSFLPSPPTQTSIVLQACSSSKSLTKAKQIHQQIIINGTHRNPFFATKLIQLYIDCDDISSALFLLHHLHPPNVFAFTSILRFYSRHGQMRQCIRTYVDLRVMGVVPDGYVFPKVLKACAQSRWFETGVAVHKDVITFGSESNLQARNAVLDMYSKCADVQSAQKVFNEMSERDVFSWNSMMSGYVSNGLFEEAVRLLGLMRASGDCEPDVVTWNTMMDAYCKMGRCSEALRVFHQIKDPNVISWTTLISGYAGVGRHDLALGTFRDMVNFGMVLPDVDSLSGILVSCRFLGSITSGNEVHCYGVKVISGDAFYKSAGAALLTLYANCGRLNDAENVFARMDKSDVVTWNAMIYGLIDMGLANEAVQCFKEMQASNVKVDQTTVSTLLLACDLRRGKEMHAYVLKHRYNWVIPFCNALIHTYSKCGCIAYAYSVFSTMAVRDLVSWNTIISGFGMHGLGQTVLKLLQEMKDAGISPDSVTFSSALSACSHSGLVNEGIELFYRMIEEFSLNPAKEHFSCVVDMLARAGRLEDAFHFINKMPLEPDKHVWGALLAACQEHQNVSVGKLAAEKLIDLEPQEAGHYVTLSNIYSKAGRWNDAARIRRMMECRGSLKLSGHSLVGTQS; from the coding sequence ATGAGGGTATGGCCACTACGCTCACAAAGAGCATTTTCATTCTTACCATCTCCACCAACACAAACCTCAATCGTATTACAAGCATGCTCATCTTCCAAATCTCTCACCAAAGCAAAACAGATTCACCAGCAAATCATCATCAATGGCACACACCGCAACCCTTTCTTTGCGACGAAACTAATCCAGCTTTACATTGATTGCGATGACATATCTTCTGCATTGTTCTTGCTCCATCACCTGCACCCACCTAATGTGTTCGCCTTCACCTCCATCTTGCGGTTCTACTCCAGACATGGGCAAATGCGCCAATGCATAAGAACCTATGTTGATTTGAGGGTAATGGGTGTTGTCCCAGATGGTTACGTGTTTCCCAAGGTTTTAAAGGCATGTGCTCAATCTCGGTGGTTTGAAACCGGTGTTGCGGTGCACAAGGATGTCATCACTTTCGGGTCGGAGTCCAACTTGCAAGCTCGCAATGCTGTGCTGGATATGTACTCAAAATGCGCAGATGTTCAGAGTGCTCAAAAGGTGTTCAATGAAATGTCTGAACGAGATGTTTTTTCATGGAATTCAATGATGTCTGGGTATGTGTCTAATGGGTTGTTCGAGGAGGCTGTGCGACTGTTGGGATTGATGAGAGCAAGTGGGGATTGCGAACCGGATGTTGTGACATGGAACACTATGATGGATGCTTATTGTAAGATGGGGCGTTGCAGTGAGGCCTTAAGGGTCTTTCATCAAATTAAGGATCCTAATGTTATTTCATGGACAACATTAATTTCAGGTTATGCTGGTGTTGGGAGACATGATCTTGCTTTGGGAACTTTTAGGGATATGGTTAATTTTGGGATGGTTTTGCCTGATGTGGATTCTCTTTCTGGTATCCTTGTATCATGCAGGTTTTTGGGGTCCATAACTAGTGGGAATGAAGTGCACTGTTATGGTGTCAAAGTCATTTCCGGGGATGCGTTTTACAAGTCTGCTGGTGCTGCTTTATTGACTTTATATGCCAATTGTGGAAGGCTAAATGATGCTGAAAATGTATTTGCTAGAATGGACAAATCTGATGTTGTTACTTGGAATGCCATGATTTATGGGCTCATTGATATGGGGCTAGCAAACGAGGCAGTTCAATGTTTCAAGGAAATGCAAGCAAGCAATGTAAAAGTTGATCAGACAACTGTATCTACTCTATTGCTTGCGTGTGACTTGAGACGTGGAAAAGAGATGCACGCATATGTCTTAAAACACCGTTACAATTGGGTAATTCCTTTTTGTAATGCACTAATTCATACATACTCGAAATGTGGATGCATTGCATATGCATATTCTGTGTTTTCCACCATGGCTGTGAGGGACTTGGTTTCATGGAACACAATTATCAGCGGATTTGGAATGCATGGCCTTGGCCAAACTGTTCTAAAGCTTTTGCAAGAAATGAAGGATGCAGGCATTAGCCCGGATTCGGTAACATTTTCATCTGCCCTCTCGGCTTGCAGTCATTCAGGACTTGTGAATGAAGGGATTGAACTCTTCTACAGAATGATAGAGGAATTCAGCTTAAACCCAGCAAAGGAACACTTCTCTTGTGTTGTTGACATGCTAGCTCGCGCTGGCAGGCTTGAAGATGCTTTTCATTTCATTAACAAGATGCCACTGGAACCAGATAAACATGTTTGGGGAGCTTTACTTGCAGCATGCCAAGAGCACCAAAATGTTAGCGTCGGCAAACTGGCTgctgaaaaattgattgatttAGAACCTCAAGAAGCTGGTCATTATGTGACATTGTCCAATATATATTCAAAAGCTGGAAGATGGAATGATGCTGCAAGAATAAGGAGGATGATGGAATGCCGAGGATCGTTGAAGCTATCAGGACATAGTTTAGTTGGCACTCAAAGTTAG